AGTTCGCCGGATCCATTGTACTCCACCAATGCACTGAACCGATTCTCTGCGGCGCCTCGCTGGGCCGTCGCGACGCGATAGCGCACGGCGTCATGTGCTTTAGTTTCGTGGACAGGCCCTGATTTCCCGGTTAGAAGCCGCCGATCGGCCACTCCCGCTTCATTCGTTTTGTCGCCTCCGGCTTCGGTCTGGGTTTTGCCCCATTTGCGCCGGGTACGTTCGGGTCGCTGCTGGGCATCCCTCTTTACCTTGCGATTTTGCAAGTGACCGACGCGGTCGTCCCGACGCTCGTCCTGGTCGCGGTCGCAATCGGGATCGCCTGCTGGATCGCCGGCCAGGCGGAGCAGGTTCTCCCGGAGCACGACAGCGGCGAGATCGTGATCGATGAGATCGTCGGGATGTTGGTGGCTCTCCTGTGGATTCCTCCAACGTTTCCGAATCTGATCCTCGCATTCGCCCTGTTCCGAGTCTTCGACATCGTAAAGATCTGGCCCGCGGGAGAGATCGACCGTCGGATGCCGGGGGGGGCGGGCGTCGTCCTGGACGACGTCGTGAGCGGGATCTATGCGAACCTCCTCATGCGACTCTTCATCTGACCTGGGAGTGAGATCTAAATGGCCCTGCGCGTAGCAATCCTGTCCACCGGCGAAGAGCTCACCACGGGCAAAATCGCCGACACCAATGCACAGTGGCTCGCCGATCGGTGCTTCGGCCTGGGGATCGACGTCGCTGCGGTGCTGGTCGTGGGAGACGACCGCGAGAGGATCACCTGGGCCTGGGAGCGGGCCTTCGAGGCGGCGGACTTGGTCGTCTGTACCGGCGGCCTCGGCCCGACGACGGACGACCTCACGACGCAAACGGTCGCCGCAATGCTGGGGGAGCCCCTGCGCTTCGATGAGGCCTCGGCCGAGAAGGTCCGCCAACTCTTCGCGGCGATGAATCGCGAGATGCCCGAGAGCAATCTGCGCCAGGCGCTGTTTCCCGAGAGTGCGACGATCCTGGAGAACCCCCTCGGCACGGCCCCCGGCTATCGCGTGACCTGTGAGCGCAGCGTCGGCGGGGCGCCGGTGATGCGTCACCTCGTGGTGATGCCCGGTGTTCCCCGCGAGATGAAGCCCATGTTCGACGAACGGGTCCTGCCGTGGCTCACGGCGCTTCCGGGCGTCGGGGCGGCCCCGGTGACGCGCGTTTTTCAGACCTTCGGCATGAGCGAGTCGGCCCTCGGGGAGCGGGTGAGCGAGCTCGCGGGAATCGGCGAAGTGCGCGTGAGTTATCGCGCGAGCTTTCCGAAGATCGCCGTGAAGCTCATCCTTCCTGGAGACGTGGCCGGCGCCGAGCAGCGGATCGAGGGGCTCGCCTGCCGGGTGCGCGAGGCACTCGGCCCGGTCGTGTACGCCGAGGGCGAAGCGACGATGGAAGAAGAAGTCGGTCGGGTGCTTCTCGAGAAGAAAGCGACGGTCGCCGTTGCGGAGTCGTGCACCGGAGGGCTCATCGGCCATCGGCTCACCGACGTGCCGGGCTGCTCCGCGTACTTCCTCGCCGATTTCGTCACCTACTCCAACGAGGCGAAGGCCTCGGTCCTCGGCGTCTTGCCGCAGACTCTGGAGGCGCATGGTGCCGTCAGCGAGGAGGCCGTGCGGGAGATGGCGGCCGGTGCGCGACGGCGGTCGGGAGCCGACGTCGCGATCGCGACGAGCGGCATCGCGGGACCGGGTGGAGGCACAGAGGAGCGGCCGGTCGGCACGGTGTGTTTCGGCCTCGACGCGGACGGCGTCCAGCTCGGGCACCGCCTGCAGTTGTGGGGCAATCGGGATTGGATCAAGACCCTCACCTCGCAGATCGCGCTCGACTGGATCCGGCGTTGGGCCCTGGGCCTTCCGGTGCTGGAATCCGGCTTTCGATCGTGATACGAACAAAAAGCGAAGATGGTTCAGAGGCATTGATTTTGTCGCCCCCGGCGATGCAATCGAGATCGAAAGCCGCCATAAAGTCGGTTGGGATCTACCGGAGGGGTATTGGGGATGTTCCCTCCCCCAGGTTCGAGCCCGATCGAGAAGCGGAAGGCCGTTAAGAGACACTGGCTGTCCGGCACTGCCGCTAAGGTTCAGGCAGATTCAGGGCAGGTTGAGGAAGGACGATGGGGCGCGACATGGCAAAACGGAAGTCGGAAGGGCCGATGGCCCAGGTGGTACAGGCAGACGCGAGCAATCGGGATCGTGCCGTCGAGCTGGCGATGAGCCAGATTGAGAAGCAATTCGGCAAGGGCGCTATCATGAAGCTTGGGGCCGACGCGGTCCCGAACGACGTGGCGGCCGTGTCGACGGGCTCGCTCTCGCTCGACATCGCTCTCGGCGTCGGTGGGGTGCCCCGTGGCCGTGTCATCGAGATCTACGGCCCGGAGTCGTCCGGTAAGACAACCTTGTCTCTGCAGATCATCGCCGAGGCCCAGAAAGAGGGCGGCGCGAGCGCCTTCATCGATGCCGAGCACGCGCTCGACACGGTTTACGCTCGGAAGCTCGGTGTGAAGCTCGAAGATCTTCTGATCTCCCAGCCGGACAACGGTGAGCAGGCGCTCGAGATCGCCGAGACGCTCGTTCGCTCTGGTGCCCTCGATGTCCTGGTTGTGGACTCCGTGGCGGCGCTAGTGCCTCGCGCCGAGCTCGAGGGTGACATGGGCGATCCGCAGATGGGCCTGCAGGCGCGGCTCATGTCGCAAGCGCTGCGAAAGCTCACCGCCACGATCGCGCGCTCGCGCACCATCGTGATCTTCATCAACCAGATCCGCATGAAGATCGGCGTCATGTTCGGCAACCCGGAAACAACGACGGGTGGCAACGCTCTCAAGTTCTACTCGTCGGTCCGCATGGACATCCGCCGGATCGGTGCGATCAAGCAGGGCGACGAGGTCGTGGGCAACCGCACCAAGGTGAAGGTCGTAAAGAACAAGGTGGCACCGCCGTTCCGCGATGCTGAGTTCGACATCCTCTACGGACAGGGCATTTCCCGTGAGGGGGAGATCCTCGACCTCGGTGCCGACGACGGCCTCGTCGAGAAGTCGGGCTCCTGGTACTCGTACGCCGACGAGCGGATCGGGCAGGGGCGTGAGAACGCCAAGGAGTTCCTGCGGGAGAACCCCGACATCGCGGCGACGATCGAAGCGGCGATTCGCGAGAAACGCGGGGTGCCCGGCGGCGCAGGGTCGGCTAGCGCAGTGCCCGCTAGCGCAGATGCTGAAGCGGATGCCGACGAGCCGCTCGAACTCTCCGACGAAGCGGAGCCTGCCGTCCAGGCGGCAGCTGCGGGGCAAAAAGACTAGCAAACCGCTCGATTCCGACGTCCCGGCCGGTGCGTTCGCGCTCCGGTCGGGTTCGTCGGGGCCCGACCGCCATTGCGCAGAAGCGTGCAATCCGTGCCGTCGGCTCATGGCCCCAGTTTGACCGTCCGATGATCCCTGAGTGAGCCGTCGCGGAGGTTAATCCGCGGCCCGAGGTTCGCGCTCGAGAGGGGGTCAGCATGTTGATGATCGACGAAATCCTGCGGCACGCGTTGGACCGCGAGGCCTCGGATATCCACCTGAAGCTCGGTGCGCCGCCGTACCTGCGGCGGTTCGGCCGTCTCGGGCCCGAGGAGCAGTTCCCGCCGCTCGGCGAACTGGATCTGCAGGACATCGTGAAGCAACTTGCGGACGAGCCACAGCGGGCTCGCCTGGCTGCCGAGCGGCAGGTCGATCTGGGCTACGGCACCGACGAACTCGGTCGTTTCCGTGTGAACATCTATCACCAGCGCGGTGAGATGCGGATCGCAATGCGTGCGATCCCGAGGTCGGTGAAGGCTCTGAAGGAGCTTCAGCTCCCCGAGATCGTTGGGAAGATGGCCGAGGAGTCGCGTGGACTGATCCTCGTCACGGGGACGACCGGCTCCGGAAAGTCGACCTCGCTGGCATCGATGATCGACCAAATGAACCAGCGCGATGCGATGCACATCGTGACCGTCGAGGATCCGATCGAGTACACGCACCGCGACAAGCTCTCCATCATCAGCCAACGTGAGGTCGGCGTCGACGTGCCCAGTTTCGCGGCGGGCTTGAAGGGGGCGCTCCGTCAGGATCCCGACGTGATCCTCGTCGGTGAGATGCGTGATCTGGAGACGATTGAGACCGCGATCATGTCGGCCGAGACGGGTCACCTCGTCATGAGCACGCTCCACACGCTCGACGCGGCGGAGACCGTGACTCGTGTGATCCAGGCGTTTCCGGACCACCAGCGAGAGCAGATTCGGATCGTGTTGTCGTCCGTCCTGAAGGGGATCATCAGTCAGCGTCTCGTCCCGCGCGCTGACGGCAAGGGACTCGTTCCCGCCGTCGAGATAATGGTGAACACGGCGCTCGTGCGCGACATCATCAAGGACCCCGAGCGCAGCCCGCGCGAGCTCACCGATGCCATTGCCAAGGGCAACGTCTCGTATGGCACCCAGACGTTCGATCAGTCGCTCATGAATCTCTACCGCCGCGACCTGATCACGTACGATGAAGCCCTCTCGCAGGCGACGAACCCGGACGATTTCGCCCTCCAGGTGCGTGGCATCAGCTCCACCTCGGACGCCCGCTGGGACAACTTCGACTCCGACGAAAACTCCGACGATGCCCTCGCCCCCACCTCCGGCGGCGCCGCCGCGGTCCCGTTGCTTGGCGCCCGAAAGCCGCCCGCCGCCCCCCCAGCCGCCCTGGTAAAGAGGTTCTAGAAGCGGAGGGGACGTTGGTTAGTCTCGGGATTTTTGTTTAGTCGCGGTTACCGAGGGCGTCGGGTCGGACCGAACCTGCATCGCGACTAAACAAAAATCCCGAGACTAACCAACGTCCCCAACCTGGTCTGCCTCGGAGACTTCTGATTCGACGAGGAGAACGTTCCAGGCGAACCAGCCGAGGGCGAGGGAGATGGCGACGGCGGCGAGGAGCTTGCGGTGGTGTCTTATGTTCACGGACTCGGTCTAGGGCGTTGACGCGGTTGACACAAGCGTTGTCGGGATCTCGATCGGATCTGATACTTCTGAGGCGTGGGGTGGAAGAAGCCGCGGGAAGGGCCGGCGGTCGGTACGATTGGGGACCGAGAGACGCAGGAGAAGCGCGCCTTTGCGAGTTCGGTGCGCTCGCTCGCAAGGCGCCCTCGCACGGCGGCCGAGATCGAGACGTTCCTGCTGCGTCGCGAGTACTCGTCCGAGGTGATCGAGTTCACGATCAACCGGCTGCGCGAGCAGGGGTACCTCGACGAAGCCGCGGTCGCCGACGTGATCGTTCGCGAGGCCGAGCGTCGGAATCTCGGTAGCCGCCGGGTGGCGCAGAAGATGTCCACGCGCGGTGTGCCCAGAGATGTAGCGGCGCCGGCTGTCGAGGAGAGTGGCGAGGGTGATCTACAGCGCGCGCGGGCGTTGCTCGAGCGGCGCTATCCCGACGGCGTCGACGGCGACCTGAAGGTTCGGGAGAAGGCCGTGCGCCTGCTCGTTCGGCGCGGCTTTCCCTACGGGATCGCGCGGCAGGCGATCGGCATGGACATCGATATCGACGGGTAGGCGCATCTCGGGTCAGAGCGCGCGCTGCCGCTGTATTGACGGGACTCGGCTGTGTCCGGGGGCGCCCGCGGCGCCCTTGCCCTCAGCGCGCCGTGGAGGTCTCGTCCTGAACGGCCTCGGCCGACGTGCGCTCGGGCTTCACGTCGCTGTGGCAGGCGTTCTGATCGCCGACCTTCGGGAGATCGGTACCGCGGCGCTCGAGGAGTCCGCGACCCTGCTCGCCCACCCCGGGGCTCTGCATCGCGCGACGCTCGGGCTGGTAGTCAGGGTCGTTCCCGCTCGCGAACTCCACGATCTCCTTCGAGATGCGCATGCTGCACCAGTCGTGGCCGCACATCGCGCAGAAATCCGTGTCGACGTCGAGATCCTCGTCGTGCAGCGCGCGGGCGGTTTCGCCGTCGAAGGCGAGCTCGAACTGGCGCGGCCAGTTCAGTGCGGCCCGGGCACGGGAGAGATCGTCGTCCCACTCGCGTGCGCCGTCGACGCCACGGGCGATGTCGCCCGCGTGGGCGGCGATCTTGTAGGCGATGCAGCCTTCTTTCACATCCTGCGGGCGGGGCAGGCCGACGTGCTCTTTCGGCGTGACGTAGCAGAGCATGGCGGCGCCGTGGCGAGCGGCCTCGGTGGCGCCGATGGCGCTCGTGATGTGGTCGTAGCCGGGGAACACGTCGGTCACGAGAGGGCCGAGGACGTAGAAGGGCGCGTCGTCGCAGACCTTCTGCTGGAGTTCCATGTTGAAGCCGATCTGATCCATCGGAACGTGGCCCGGACCCTCGACCATGACCTGCACGCCTGCATCGCGAGCGCGGTGGACGAGTTCGCCGAGGGTGTGCAGCTCTGCGAGCTGGGCGGGGTCGGATGCGTCGGCAAGGCATCCGGGGCGCAGTCCGTCTCCGAGCGAGTAGGTAACGTCATACTCGCGCATGATCGCGCTGATCTCGTCGAACAGCTCGTACATTGGGTTCTGTTTGTTGTGGTGGATCATCCACTTGCCCAGCAGCGAGCCGCCGCGCGAGACGATGCCGGTGATGCGGGGACGAACGAGCCCGAGATGCTCGCGCAGTACGCCCGCGTGGATCGTGAAGTAGTCGACGCCTTGCTGCGCTTGATGCTCGACTTCGGCGAGGATCATGTCGTGCGACAGCTCTTCGATCGAGCGGCCGATGATCATGCTGTAGATGGGCACCGTGCCGATCGGAATCGTGCTGTGGTCGATGATCGCCTGTCGGCATTCGGCGAGATCGCCGCCCGTGGAGAGATCCATCAGGGTGTCGGCGCCGTAGCGCTGCGCCCAGCGCAGCTTCTCGACCTCTTCGTCGAGGTTGCTCGAGACCGGTGATGCACCGATGTTCGCGTTGATCTTCGTCGTGATCATTCGACCGATGCCGGTCGGGTCGAGTCTCTTTTTGGCGACGTCGCCGCGAAGCGCGTCGTCGTCCTCGAGCTCGGCCTGGCGCTGCGGCGCCGTCTGATTGACCCAGAGCCCGGCGCGCTCGGTAGCGCCCGGGTGACCCACGACCGTGGAATCGCGACTCGTCGGAGTCTCGGAAGGGGGCTGGCCCGCGCTTCCCGCCAGGTGGCGGACGTTCGCCGGGATGACCAGGCGACCCCGCGCGACCTCGGCGAGGATGAGCTCTGCGGCGACGCCCTCCCTCTGGGCAACGCGGCGCATCTCCGGTGTGATCTGGCCTCTCCGAGCACTCTCGAGCTGAGTCATGCTTGAGGTTCTACGCTCGGTCCTCTGGGCGTTCAAGGACGCTTCCGAGGAGGCCCGAGCGGAGCCGGCTCCCATAGGCCAGCCGGGCCAGAGCGGGAAGCACGGTGAGAGAGGCGATGCCGGCGGCCAACAGCGTGACGGAGACCAGGACCCCGAGGCGCACGTGGATGGCAAAGGACGACAGGCAGAGCGTCGCGTACCCGGCGCTGTTCGCGCTTGCGACGAAGAAGATCGCCTTTCCGGAGGTGTCGTAGGTGGCGCGCAAGGCCGCACCGAAGTCCTTCCGGCGCGCGGTCTCCTCGCGCAATCGGAACAAGAAGTAGGCTGCGTAGTCCGCACCGATCCCGATCCCGAGCGCCGTCACCGGCGCCGTCACTACGTCGAGAGGGATTGAGAATGCGCCCATCACACCGAAGTCGACGACGACGGCGATGAGTAAGGGCACGACGACGAGAAGACCGCCGAGCGCGCTTCGCAGGAGAACGCTGGCCACGAGGAACGTGACGAGTGCGATCTGAGCGATGTTGATGAGCTTCCCGGCGACGACGACTTCTGTGAGTGCGGCGTTCGAGGCCAGGGTCCCCGCGATTCGAGCCTCGTATCCCGGAGGGAGTACGTCTTCAAGAATCATCTTGGCGTCGGCAATACGCTGCGTGCCGTACAGGGTGCTGTCGTCCTGCAAGAGTACGACGACCTTGGCGATGCGGTCGTCCGTGGTTAGCTGGGTCGTCACCGAGCCTCCGCCCGACTCGTAGAGAAAGAGGATCTGCTTCGCGAGTCGCGTGCGCTCGGGAAGCGGGAGCGTCGGGTCGTCTTCGAGCGCGCGGTACAGGAAGTGCAGCGTATCGACGATCGAGGTTGCCTTGCCGACGCCGGGAAGGTCTTCCATGCGTCGCTCGAACTGGTCGATGGCGCGCAGCGATTCGGGATAGAGGATCCCGCCCGCCTCGGGTGCCTCGATCAGGAAGACCAAGGTGTTCGTGCCGGCGAAGGTCGCGTTCAGGCGCTCGTCGTCGTCGTGGACCGTAGTGCCGGGCGCGAAGCTTCGTTTGAAACTCGTGTCGACGTGAATGCGCGAGGCGAGCCCGAAACAGATCACGACGACCACCGTCGTCGAGGCGAGGATCGGGAGTGGCCACGAGGCGAGGACGCCGTCGGCTAGGCGTCCGAGCGTGGCGTCGAGGATTGCGTGTCGGTTCTCGCGGCCGACCTCCTTCTCGCGGGGCGGGGGAAGCGCCGCCCGGACGGCGGGAATCAGGGTCAGTTCGATCACGAGGATGGAGGTGACGCCGAGAGCGCCGAACAGACCGAACGTGCGGACGGTCGCAAGATCGAACGTGACGAGCGAGGAGAGCGCGAGGGCCGCGATCGTGCCGGCGGCGACCATGACGGGGCCGATCTGCGCGATGGACTCAATGATGGCGGCGTGGTTGTCCCCCAGACGGGCGTACTCCTCGTAGTAGCGCTTCAGGATCTGCACGGCGTGTCCCGCGCCGACGGCCAGGATCAGAATCGGCGTCGTCGTGGTGAACGGATCGAGCGGCACGTCGAGCAGTCCCATGGCACCGATCGCCCACACGACCGCCAGGATCGCCGTGACGAACGGCAGGAAGATGGCCTGCATCGTGCGGAACGCGTGGTAGTGAACCAGCCCGATTAGGATCAGCGCGAGCGGCAGGTACGTAGTGACTCGGGCGGACTCGAGGCCGAGCGCCCCTGCGAGAACGACGGGGCCGGACAGCGCGTACTCGAAGCTGCTGTCGTCGAGGGACGACATCTCGTCGCGCACCCGCGTGTAGAGGAGCTCGTAGCTCGGCAGCTCTTCGGTGAGGTCGAACGTCGCGTAGATCGCGATGCCATCGCCTTCGCGTGAGGCGAGCGTCTCGATGTAGGACGGGTTCGCAAAGACGCGCTCGCGAACCTCATCGGCCTCAGTCTGAGAAGAGGGCGCGGCCGACATCAGAGGATCGATCTCGATGTCCCCGTCGATGGCGCGGATGTCGTTCATGGCCGGCGAAGCGATGCTCTGGAAGAGCGGGTGGATGATCCCAGGGAGGGCCTCGATGCGTGCGCTCACCCGGGCGACGGATGTGAGAAACGGGGCAGAGAAGGCATCCCCGCTCGTCGGGAAGAGGCCGATCAGGACCAGGTTCTTGTCGCCGAAGCGTTCGTTGAGCTCCTGGAGCGCCTGGATCGCCTCGTGGGACGGAGGGAGGTTGCGATCGGGGTCGACTTCGAGTCTCAGTCGCGGCACTCCGAGCGCGAGGAGCGCCGAGACGAGCACGAGTGCGCCGATGACGATGCGACGGTGGCGTACGACGAACGTGGCCCACTTCCTGAATGCGGGGGATCCCATTAAAATGAGTAGGTCACGCGACCGTAGAGTTGGCTGTTGCGTTCATATTGGCCGACTAGCGAGTCCTGATCTCCCCAGATGCCGAGAAGGCCCAGTTCGAGTCGCAGAGCGTCCGTCCACGCCCAACTCGCGTGCGCGCGTGTCAGCGCGTAGCCGGCCTCGATCCCCCAGACGCCCAACAGTTCCGTCGTGAGCCGTTCGCCGAACCACGGCGTTTCGAGGTTGACCGCGAGCCTCGTGTCGACGTTGCGCACGAGCAGCGGGACGTCGTTGTTGAACAGCAAGACTTGGTAGAACTCGACGAGCGCGAGCGTGTCGGCGAAGAACGTGTCGGCCGCGAGGCCCCACTCGATCGCATCGCGTTTCACATACGTTGGAAGCATGAGAGTCTCGCCGTCGAGCAGGGCGTCGACGGCGTCCGGGTCGTTCACGACCTGATCGGTGAGGCGCGAGAGTTCGAACGACCATGGCCTTCCGAACTTGTATGCCCCCTCGGCCCGCACACTCCAATCCCCAACGGTAGTTGCTGCGTCGGCGCCGACCGATGTGTATCGAAGGTAGGCGGGAAGCAGTTCGGTTTCGACCGACGGGTCCTCAATCGGATCGTTGACGCGGGCCGTCGTGTCGAAGGCCGGAGCGGTGTCGTATCCGTCGAAGAACATGAGGTGCCAATCTACGATGCCGCTGCGTCCGCCGAGCCGGACTCCGACGTTGCCGTTGTCGAACCGCCGGGCCGGCGCATCGCTGTTTCGCGCGACTTGATCGACAGGAAGGTCGCATGGGCAGGGCGTTCCGTCGATGGCGCCGACGAATATCGTGTCGGGCGCGCGGGCCGCGGGAGCGAACCAGCGCTCGCCGGGGAGAGGAAACCGCCAGGGGACGGCGATCGGCTGCCACACGAGTGAGAACTGCAGGTCGCTCGTGTGCCAGCTGGCGGGAGGCGAGGGCGCAAAGAGCTCGATGGAGACCGCGGGCACGGCGATCTTCCGATCCTTCTCGCTCACGAGGAACGGATCCTCATACTCGCGCGGGTTGAGCTGGTCGTTTGGTTGGATGACGTCGAGGATGCCCCAGAAGAACTTCTGGGTGCCGAGCCGGACCGCGGCATGCTCGGTGGTGAAATCGATCCAGGCTTCGCCGAGTTCGAGGGACGGAGAGTAGTTCTGGAACGTTCGGTCGAAGTCGAACGCTCCTGTGCGGGCGCCGAACGGGGGACCCCCAATTCGGCCGACGGCGGAGAGTTTCCATCGAAGCTGGTCTGTCCACTTCTGAGTCGCGGAGAGGTCGAGCCGCGCCAGCGGGCGTTGCCTGGGTGTGTCGTCGTCGAAACGAGCGACGCCGAGCCCTTCGATCCGGCCCGACAATTCGACGGGACCCGCAGCAGCCGAGGCAGGCTGCGCCCCTAACACCGAGGCCAGGAGACAGATCAACAGGGTGGGCGACGAGAGGACGCGGTCGTTCTCCGGACCCACCAGCAGCATGGGCCTATCTGTTCCGCTTGCACCGGAAACCGCAAGCGAATCCATCTACTGTACTTACACGGAGGTGCGCAGTAGGCTCGCGCCGATGCGAAAAGCGCTAATTTCGATGGCGATCGTGACGGCCCTGGCTGCCACGGCATCCGCGGCTTCGGCGGAGGTTGACACGGCGACGCGGAAGGCTTTAGCGGACTCGGACCTCATCTACACCGCCACCGAGCG
This DNA window, taken from Candidatus Binatia bacterium, encodes the following:
- the recA gene encoding recombinase RecA; protein product: MAQVVQADASNRDRAVELAMSQIEKQFGKGAIMKLGADAVPNDVAAVSTGSLSLDIALGVGGVPRGRVIEIYGPESSGKTTLSLQIIAEAQKEGGASAFIDAEHALDTVYARKLGVKLEDLLISQPDNGEQALEIAETLVRSGALDVLVVDSVAALVPRAELEGDMGDPQMGLQARLMSQALRKLTATIARSRTIVIFINQIRMKIGVMFGNPETTTGGNALKFYSSVRMDIRRIGAIKQGDEVVGNRTKVKVVKNKVAPPFRDAEFDILYGQGISREGEILDLGADDGLVEKSGSWYSYADERIGQGRENAKEFLRENPDIAATIEAAIREKRGVPGGAGSASAVPASADAEADADEPLELSDEAEPAVQAAAAGQKD
- the thiC gene encoding phosphomethylpyrimidine synthase ThiC, which codes for MTQLESARRGQITPEMRRVAQREGVAAELILAEVARGRLVIPANVRHLAGSAGQPPSETPTSRDSTVVGHPGATERAGLWVNQTAPQRQAELEDDDALRGDVAKKRLDPTGIGRMITTKINANIGASPVSSNLDEEVEKLRWAQRYGADTLMDLSTGGDLAECRQAIIDHSTIPIGTVPIYSMIIGRSIEELSHDMILAEVEHQAQQGVDYFTIHAGVLREHLGLVRPRITGIVSRGGSLLGKWMIHHNKQNPMYELFDEISAIMREYDVTYSLGDGLRPGCLADASDPAQLAELHTLGELVHRARDAGVQVMVEGPGHVPMDQIGFNMELQQKVCDDAPFYVLGPLVTDVFPGYDHITSAIGATEAARHGAAMLCYVTPKEHVGLPRPQDVKEGCIAYKIAAHAGDIARGVDGAREWDDDLSRARAALNWPRQFELAFDGETARALHDEDLDVDTDFCAMCGHDWCSMRISKEIVEFASGNDPDYQPERRAMQSPGVGEQGRGLLERRGTDLPKVGDQNACHSDVKPERTSAEAVQDETSTAR
- a CDS encoding MMPL family transporter, translated to MGSPAFRKWATFVVRHRRIVIGALVLVSALLALGVPRLRLEVDPDRNLPPSHEAIQALQELNERFGDKNLVLIGLFPTSGDAFSAPFLTSVARVSARIEALPGIIHPLFQSIASPAMNDIRAIDGDIEIDPLMSAAPSSQTEADEVRERVFANPSYIETLASREGDGIAIYATFDLTEELPSYELLYTRVRDEMSSLDDSSFEYALSGPVVLAGALGLESARVTTYLPLALILIGLVHYHAFRTMQAIFLPFVTAILAVVWAIGAMGLLDVPLDPFTTTTPILILAVGAGHAVQILKRYYEEYARLGDNHAAIIESIAQIGPVMVAAGTIAALALSSLVTFDLATVRTFGLFGALGVTSILVIELTLIPAVRAALPPPREKEVGRENRHAILDATLGRLADGVLASWPLPILASTTVVVVICFGLASRIHVDTSFKRSFAPGTTVHDDDERLNATFAGTNTLVFLIEAPEAGGILYPESLRAIDQFERRMEDLPGVGKATSIVDTLHFLYRALEDDPTLPLPERTRLAKQILFLYESGGGSVTTQLTTDDRIAKVVVLLQDDSTLYGTQRIADAKMILEDVLPPGYEARIAGTLASNAALTEVVVAGKLINIAQIALVTFLVASVLLRSALGGLLVVVPLLIAVVVDFGVMGAFSIPLDVVTAPVTALGIGIGADYAAYFLFRLREETARRKDFGAALRATYDTSGKAIFFVASANSAGYATLCLSSFAIHVRLGVLVSVTLLAAGIASLTVLPALARLAYGSRLRSGLLGSVLERPEDRA
- a CDS encoding regulatory protein RecX, with the protein product MGWKKPREGPAVGTIGDRETQEKRAFASSVRSLARRPRTAAEIETFLLRREYSSEVIEFTINRLREQGYLDEAAVADVIVREAERRNLGSRRVAQKMSTRGVPRDVAAPAVEESGEGDLQRARALLERRYPDGVDGDLKVREKAVRLLVRRGFPYGIARQAIGMDIDIDG
- a CDS encoding PilT/PilU family type 4a pilus ATPase, encoding MLMIDEILRHALDREASDIHLKLGAPPYLRRFGRLGPEEQFPPLGELDLQDIVKQLADEPQRARLAAERQVDLGYGTDELGRFRVNIYHQRGEMRIAMRAIPRSVKALKELQLPEIVGKMAEESRGLILVTGTTGSGKSTSLASMIDQMNQRDAMHIVTVEDPIEYTHRDKLSIISQREVGVDVPSFAAGLKGALRQDPDVILVGEMRDLETIETAIMSAETGHLVMSTLHTLDAAETVTRVIQAFPDHQREQIRIVLSSVLKGIISQRLVPRADGKGLVPAVEIMVNTALVRDIIKDPERSPRELTDAIAKGNVSYGTQTFDQSLMNLYRRDLITYDEALSQATNPDDFALQVRGISSTSDARWDNFDSDENSDDALAPTSGGAAAVPLLGARKPPAAPPAALVKRF
- a CDS encoding competence/damage-inducible protein A — translated: MALRVAILSTGEELTTGKIADTNAQWLADRCFGLGIDVAAVLVVGDDRERITWAWERAFEAADLVVCTGGLGPTTDDLTTQTVAAMLGEPLRFDEASAEKVRQLFAAMNREMPESNLRQALFPESATILENPLGTAPGYRVTCERSVGGAPVMRHLVVMPGVPREMKPMFDERVLPWLTALPGVGAAPVTRVFQTFGMSESALGERVSELAGIGEVRVSYRASFPKIAVKLILPGDVAGAEQRIEGLACRVREALGPVVYAEGEATMEEEVGRVLLEKKATVAVAESCTGGLIGHRLTDVPGCSAYFLADFVTYSNEAKASVLGVLPQTLEAHGAVSEEAVREMAAGARRRSGADVAIATSGIAGPGGGTEERPVGTVCFGLDADGVQLGHRLQLWGNRDWIKTLTSQIALDWIRRWALGLPVLESGFRS
- a CDS encoding phosphatidylglycerophosphatase A, giving the protein MGFAPFAPGTFGSLLGIPLYLAILQVTDAVVPTLVLVAVAIGIACWIAGQAEQVLPEHDSGEIVIDEIVGMLVALLWIPPTFPNLILAFALFRVFDIVKIWPAGEIDRRMPGGAGVVLDDVVSGIYANLLMRLFI